The Solanum pennellii chromosome 11, SPENNV200 sequence AAACTCTTAATGGTCGGTTTTTCGATCTTAGCTCAAGTTTTAACttgattgtttttcttcttcttctcatttttaAACAGTTGATTATGTTGTATAATTTTGACACCACTCGATTTAAATTTGGTCTCTGTCATTGAATGAATATACAAGaaagattattttttcaattctcAATATGAATatcgataaaaaataataataaaattaattattagcaTCATATCAAGATCTATGGTTGattgatgatataatatatatatatatatatatatatatgatatatatattagtaCCCTTTTGCAGCTACTTGCATTGCTGGCCTCTCTAATATAAACATCACATcaataagtcaaaaaaaaaactcacaatctgattaatcttttaaaaaaaaactttcataaaaataatctttatttctttttagcaatttttaaaaatttaaattgtatataatatgtTTAAAACTACACAACTGCCTGATATTTTTTGATATAAgatttaaaagttaattttttttgtgtcaaattaaaataagataaataaattaaaacgatcGCGTATAAAATTGGATATCCATATTTAACCAGAAAGACAGAGTAGAGACCTTTAGTTGATGCTTTGGATTAACCTTCTGAAACACTAGCCAGCTATTGGAAGGCTCTACTGTcacttccatttttatttttaaaatttaagttttttttcttaaaaaaaatattatttcattgaCATCTGATATCTACGATGAAGTCTAACTAATTCAGATTTTTGCCGCATAAAGCCTTACTATCGTAGACGCTCCCTACCAAAGACTTGAATCTAATAGCTTTTATTAAGGAAGAACTATCTTCATAACAACGAAACCTAAATATCGACTAAGATgtgtcaaaatattaaataaaatcacGTAGAATTTAAGAAGTGTTAAtacgtaatatatatatatatatatacaatgttTAAAATCCAAGTTGTGATTAATTTGGAAGTACAAAGACTATATGcccaaaaagggaaaaaaaagaagaagagaggaaCCTAGGATTGTATGTAAGTTGACATACAACTTGTAGTTTCTGTTGAACTTTAGATTCCCAAATAAATAGTAGTTGTACTATCCTTGTACCAATATGAATTGTGGAGGGATGATTCGAGTCTCTCGTATTTAATTAaagatcttgaatttgaattcttaaatataaaaatattttattagtaacTGTCAGTAAATACGAGCTCTCGCACCTTATAacgtgaatttaaatttaatcaaatcacactataaatatttaaaatttggaaaagGGTCTGATTTATCCCTCAACTTTGCCaattggagctgatatacccctcgttatgaaagtgactcatatatgccattaccgttatacaaatggctcacatatacccctgccgttataaaatgagctcacatatacctttcatttaacggaagttaaaaaattaattttatatttatattttttaattttaattttttttaaaaaaaatattatgggtatatatgattcttgtatgaaagttcaaggtatattttaaattttttcatacataaattattttttgacttcttttattataattatttgagtttcttattcttatttttttctttcattccttagtttaaagaagaaaaaattttaactatttttttgtctatattgtagtttgatttttgtattcgaagaaaatttttgtcatctacaataagttttacaagaatattactgaaacataaataaattttgattataaaaataataattctaaattagttattgaaaaataaaaaagtcaaaaaaatgtttgacgaggataaaattttactcatatgagattatattttttaaaaaaaaataataaaaaattagattaaaattattatctttaactctcgttagaggaaaagggtatatatgagtcatttGTTTATAACTAGGGATATATACaaaccattttcataacaacgaatatatcagctctaaatgacaaaattgaaagatatatcatccccttttccctttaaaattatatatatatatatatatatatgcataaagtTCTGGAAGAATATCCTACTTACATCATTGGAAAGATATAATGCAATTGATTCCAGCAAAAGgcaatttcatgatttttcaagcTGGCAAACACTAATATATAGAGCAAATATATAGTTTTGTTTTGTCCTGTTTAATGTTTGATATCTATATTAGCTCGATTAAATTTGGAtttgcataaaaaaatttcacgTTAAAGGTAATACACTCTCTAACAAAGATGGCCTTCTAATCCAAGAAGACTTGAAATCAAGAACTCTGATTAAAAATAAGTACTTACTAATTACTAGTCTATCACAACGTTTAAATAAgtagaaaatgacaaaaatgttgaattttattggaaaaattacgcggataagcaaacttatattatttaatttttcatcatagctatagtttgctataattaccactcgcgactaatattgtacattaattacgtgggctgacttcgagtttgtataataagtcatgtttgtatatgtataattcgccaggatatacaaataaatatgtataatatacaattttttagccTATACACATATAGAATTAatctctctcccactctctgccctctctcgctcgcctctctcctctctctcaatctcgctcgcctctctcctccctctcccaatcttgcttgccatttatacaaatgtatatgtataatatacagttatatacattatatacatatataattcacctctctcccactctctgccctctctcgctcgcctctctcctctctctcccagtctcgctcgcctctctcctccctctcccaatctctcttgccataaatacaattacatatgtataatatacaattatctaaccaatatcaTATACAATTTATCTGTCTCCCACTCTTTTACCCCTCtctcttgcctctctcctctctctcccagtctcgcttgTCTCTCTCCTCcaaataacatgtagctacaaattgtaattatcaaactatagctatagagagttattaattatttttaagtagctatatgtgaaagtttcccaattttattttacttgggACCAACCGCCTCCACCTCTTGATTATAATTAGTTGACATTCTCGATTTGTTAGTATATTTGGGACTCAAACTTGTGGTTAGAATActgattttatgaaatttaaatgttGAAAATTAAATCATATCCATTAACATGATATTAAGAGAATTAACTTAGACATGAATTCTAAGACTTCATTTTTTCgatatcaaaattcatttttcCAACAATTCTCCATATATTTCAAAAGGAGtagaataataaaaagttatgtTGGATTTTCATAAATGAGCATAATGTATTGAATTTGGTGTTTCTTGGATTTTGAATCAAACCTAGATGACACATACTTTTACATTCACTAGccaatttttataaattacatgaattttttactttttcatgaGTATTAGCCCGTGAATCTGACGCCTTGGAGtactaaaatttttttttaaaaaaactttataaaaatcttcgtaatgatatgatgaaatattacatataatttcatcattttgaggcatattttttacattagaagctaacttttaaaaattcgtcaatcttatagtttttttatgtATTCCTAAAAATTGGCTCATAGATACAGAAATACGCTTTATCGACTTACGAAAAAGTGGAATAGGTTGAATTAATTTTCCACCAAACTTATGTTATTATCCAAAATCTAAACCAAACTGTATACATATACATCTATATATCCTTTTTCAtattgtttatttatatatttaggcTATTGAGTTTCACACACGTTAACAGACAAATGgcaatatattataaataatcgCCGCTAAAAGTTATATTAGTCACCACTAAAAAGTTATATTAGTCGCCACTAAAAGTTTTATTAGTCGCCACTAAAAGTTTTACTAGTGGCAACTAATCGTCGCAAAAAGCTATATTAGCCGCCACCTAAATGTTTTTATTAGTGACAATTACAGTCGATGCTAAAAGCTATAATcgccgctaaaagttatgaagTCACCACAAAACTTTATTAGGTGGCAACTATTATCCCCGCTAAAAGGTATATTATTCGCCAATAAAAGTCTATATTAGTGGCAACTATTATTGCCGGTAAAAGTTATATTCATCGCCACTAAAAGTATTTATTTGTGGCGACAATAATCGCCGCTAAAAATATAGTAGTCGTCACAATCTTTATTAATCGCAACTATTATCACCGCTAAAAGTTACTGCCACTGAAATATTTATCAGTGGCAACTCTAATTGCAGCTAAAAGCTATATCAGTCGCCACTAAAAGTATTTCTTAGTGTCAACtataattgccgctaaaagatATATCCGTCGCCACCAAACATTTTATTAGTGGCAACTACATTTGCCGCTAAATGCTATATTAGTCGCCACTAAAAGTATTTCTTAGTGTCAACACAATAAACGCAATAATAATTTTCCATGTATGGATCTGTATCAGTTGTAGGGTTGCAAAATGTTGTTGATAGAAGGGAAGCTGAGAAGGCAAAGATGAGGGAGAAGAATCATGTTGACAAGTTATCTTTGAAGTGGAGTGAAAGTATTAGTGCTGACAATTCACATACAGAAAGAGACATACTTGATGAGCTATGCccacataaaaacataaaagaagtCGAAATCATTGGATATAGAGGGACAAACTTTCCCGATTGGGTTGCTGATCCTTTGTTTCTTAAACTGGTGAAATTGTCTCATAGAAACTGCAAGAACTGTTATTCCTTGCCAGCACTAGGACAACTCCCTTGTTTGAAATTCCTTTCTATTAAAGGGATGCATGGACTAACAGAGGTGACGGAAGAATTCTATGGTAGTTTGTCCTCCAAAAATCCTTTTAACTCTCTTGTGAAGCTTAGATTTGAAGATATGCCTGAGTGGAAGCAATGGCACCTACCAGGTAGTGGAGAGTTTCCTACACTTGAAAACCTTTTAATAGAAAATTGCCCTGAGCTCAGTTTGGAGATACCCATCCAATTTTCAAGTTTAGAAGTTGTTGGTTGTCCAGTTGTTTTTGATGATGCTCAACTGTTTAGATCCCAACTTGAAGCAATGAAGCAGATTgaggaaatatatatatggGATTGTAAGTCTGTTACCTCCTTTCCTTTTAGCATACTGCCAACTACCTTGAAGAGAATAGCGATATCTGGTTGCCCGAAATTGAGATTGGAGGCGCCAGTTGGTGAGATGTTTGTGGAGTATTTGAGTGTGAAGGATTGTGGTTGTGTAGATGATATATCACCTGAGTTTCTCCCAACAGCACGTGAATTGAGTATTATGGATTGCCAGAACGTTACTAGGTTTTTGGTTCCTACTGCCACTGAAACTCTCCATATTTCGAATTGTGAGAACGTTGAAAAACTATCGGTGGCATGTGGAGGAGCGGCCCAGATGACGTTACTGGATATTTATGGCTGTAAGAAGCTCAAGTGTCTTCCAGAACTCCTTCCATCTCTCAAGGAACTGCAACTGTCTGATTGTCCAGAAATAGAAGGAGAATTGCCCTTCAATTTACAAGAACTCTATATCAGTAATTGCAAGAAACTGGTGAATGGCCGAAAGGAGTGGCATTTACATAGACTCACAGAGTTATGGATCATTCATGATGGGAGTGACGAAGATATTGAACATTGGGAGTTGCCTTCCTCTATTCAGAGTCTTACCATATGCAATCTGATAACATTAAGCAGCCAACATCTCAAAAGCCTCACCTCTCTTGAATATCTAGATATTGATGGTAATTTATCTCAGATTCAGTCACAAGGCCAGCTTTCCTCCTTTTCTCACCTCACTTCGCTTCAAGCTCTACAAATCCGTAATCTCCAATCACTTGCTGAATCAGCACAgccctcctccctctctcacCTGACCATCTCCGATTGCCCTAATCTCCAATCACTTGCTGAATCAGCACTgccctcctccctctctcacCTGAACATCTCTGATTGCCCTAATCTCCAATCACTTGCTGAATCAGCACTgccctcctccctctctcacCTGAACATCTCCGATTGCCCTAATCTCCAATCCCTTCCATCAAAAGGGATGCCCTCTTCCCTCTCTGAACTATCGATTTCCGAATGTCCATTGCTCAAACCACTACTAGAATTTGAAAAGGGGGAATACTGGCCACAAATTGCTCATATCCCCACCATACAGATCGATGGGGAATGCATGTAATGATTAAAACGAATGGCTCCCCAACTGATGTAAGCTATTCTTTTCCCTCATAAGCTTTTGATTTCACTTTGCTTTTTTGttacttcttttcatttttaatcatgCCGTGCTAGCTCATCATCAAACACATAGCATTATATTTAACCTCCATAGAgaatctaaattttttaaaggatAACGATCACAAGTTTTAGGAAATAAGTGCAACTTCCATTGTCACATGTTATATAATTCTATATTTCTCATTGCTTATTGGTTTATGCTCTTACCGTGTTTTAATTCACGTCTCAATCGCCACCATGTTTAATCGAAAGTTTTTAGTTCTTGTAATCATCAACCATCCTATGTCACTAGAAATTTTGATAGGTAAAAGAGGTAGACAAAAAAAGCTAAACATCTTTTTTCTTTCGTATAGCGACCAGACAACTACATTTTGATAGGTAAGGGCTATAGATATACATTTGCAGGGTGTTAATCCAACGAGTAAGAAAATCACTGTCTTCCGATATCTTCTCTTGCATATACTTTTGCAATTTTAAGCTACATTTTGAACTCATGTGTTGTTGCCAATTTAAACATGTTTTGTGCTTAATCAGATGTGGATTTTAAAGAGCGAGTACGACAAGTCTGGTAGATTAATTGTCCGTAGGAAGTGTTTCTAAGGTGCTGCTGCTATTTTTACATCTGTTCCCGagttcctttttaaaaaaaaataataataatctttcCACTAAAGCTTATACGTCGTCCACAGTGAACTCAGGTCTGCTGTTATAGGCAAGTCTTTGAGATGCGGCTATCAAAGAAGGGCGATTAAAATCATTGTACCGCTGATACTATTTCATGTTTCTAGTGCAAGCTTCTTTTGTAAGTTGACAAACTCGATTTCTAAATATGTTTGGGACTCAACTAGTGGTTAGAGTACTCATTTTGTAAGATTTGTGTACagaaaattaaatcaaattagaaAGATAACTCGCAATGGTTGAATAAGCTCGAAGAAGTGGATTTGAATTTTAAtctatgtgtgtgtgtgagaaATTTGAAGAGTTGTTTAGATTTGTTGGAATTGTATAAAGAGTTTGTCTCTATGAAGTTTGAAGACATTTGATGGAGATATGACTAGATGATTTTGAACAACAATTGCAACTGAAGATGGATATGGATATTATTTTCTTAGCAAtgtgttatatatttttatattggaTGTATTGTTTTCTCGTTCAGTGTTTGCTATCCGCACCTAGAAATAGAAGTGTCTAATCCTAATCCCTAAGTCAGAGGGTCGAGAAACTCAATACCACTATTCTCA is a genomic window containing:
- the LOC107004050 gene encoding putative disease resistance protein At3g14460, coding for MYGSVSVVGLQNVVDRREAEKAKMREKNHVDKLSLKWSESISADNSHTERDILDELCPHKNIKEVEIIGYRGTNFPDWVADPLFLKLVKLSHRNCKNCYSLPALGQLPCLKFLSIKGMHGLTEVTEEFYGSLSSKNPFNSLVKLRFEDMPEWKQWHLPGSGEFPTLENLLIENCPELSLEIPIQFSSLEVVGCPVVFDDAQLFRSQLEAMKQIEEIYIWDCKSVTSFPFSILPTTLKRIAISGCPKLRLEAPVGEMFVEYLSVKDCGCVDDISPEFLPTARELSIMDCQNVTRFLVPTATETLHISNCENVEKLSVACGGAAQMTLLDIYGCKKLKCLPELLPSLKELQLSDCPEIEGELPFNLQELYISNCKKLVNGRKEWHLHRLTELWIIHDGSDEDIEHWELPSSIQSLTICNLITLSSQHLKSLTSLEYLDIDGNLSQIQSQGQLSSFSHLTSLQALQIRNLQSLAESAQPSSLSHLTISDCPNLQSLAESALPSSLSHLNISDCPNLQSLAESALPSSLSHLNISDCPNLQSLPSKGMPSSLSELSISECPLLKPLLEFEKGEYWPQIAHIPTIQIDGECM